The following are encoded in a window of Rubellicoccus peritrichatus genomic DNA:
- a CDS encoding prolyl oligopeptidase family serine peptidase: MHSLFLPAIGLQLVLFAGLFSLDGSSIYAAKKMETEDKYLWLEDVTGEQALDWAREQNDESTSELKASKTFEPLEERFLTILDSHERIPYVRKYGDYFYNFWQDEANPKGILRRTTFKEFRKDDPEWETVLDLDLLAKEENENWVWQGFTPLYPDYDRSLLRLSRGGADASVIREFSLKEKKFIDGGFHLPEAKSDIAWKDKDTLYVGTDFGEGSLTDSGYPRIIKSWKRGTDLADAKTIFEGKKEDVSAGVHVQHDTEYPYEFLSRSVTFWTNEVLVRRGDKWVKIEKPDDAEVDTFRDQILLTLRSDWKVDGKTYPAGALLACDFDAYLEGNRDMDLLFTPTERSSLDSKSGTKNWLLLNVLENVKNKIYRLRKTKDGWERQAVEIPDVKKADIWSVDWHDSDDYWLLISDFITPSSLYYGTVGKGLPEKVKSLPDFFDTEGLIVEQFEVLSKDGTRVPYFQVSREGMKHDGKDPTLLYGYGGFEIPMLPNYSAIVGSGWLEQEGVFVMANIRGGGEFGPKWHQAALKENRQRSYDDFIAVAEDLIERKVTSPEHLGIRGGSNGGLLVGNMLVQRPDLFKAIICGVPLLDMKRFNKLLAGASWVGEYGDPDNPDEWEYIQRYSPYHLVEKDAEYPRVLFTTSTRDDRVHPGHARKMVAKMKDQGHDVIYYENIEGGHGGAANNEQRAFVEALVYTFLMNELK; the protein is encoded by the coding sequence GTGCATTCATTATTTCTTCCTGCCATTGGGCTGCAATTGGTTCTATTTGCTGGTTTATTCTCTCTCGATGGTAGTTCAATTTACGCCGCAAAGAAAATGGAGACAGAAGACAAATATCTATGGCTGGAGGATGTCACAGGCGAACAGGCACTTGATTGGGCGCGTGAGCAGAATGACGAGAGCACGTCCGAGCTGAAGGCATCGAAAACCTTTGAGCCGCTTGAAGAGCGATTTCTGACGATCCTCGATTCGCATGAGCGGATTCCGTATGTCAGGAAGTATGGCGATTACTTTTATAATTTTTGGCAGGACGAGGCCAACCCCAAGGGAATCTTGAGGCGGACCACATTCAAGGAGTTCCGAAAAGATGACCCTGAGTGGGAAACGGTCCTCGATCTTGATTTGCTGGCCAAAGAGGAGAATGAAAACTGGGTGTGGCAGGGCTTCACGCCACTGTATCCGGATTATGATCGCAGTTTACTTCGACTGTCGAGGGGAGGGGCTGATGCGTCAGTCATTCGCGAATTCAGTCTCAAGGAGAAGAAATTTATCGATGGCGGTTTTCACCTGCCCGAAGCCAAGAGTGATATTGCCTGGAAAGATAAAGATACTTTGTACGTCGGCACGGATTTCGGTGAAGGGTCACTGACCGATTCCGGCTATCCCCGCATCATAAAGTCCTGGAAGCGCGGGACGGATTTGGCTGATGCAAAAACGATTTTCGAAGGGAAAAAGGAAGATGTCAGCGCAGGCGTTCACGTCCAGCATGATACCGAGTATCCTTACGAATTCCTTAGTCGTTCAGTGACCTTTTGGACGAACGAAGTGCTGGTCCGGCGTGGCGACAAGTGGGTGAAGATTGAGAAACCAGATGACGCCGAAGTGGACACTTTTCGGGATCAGATTCTGCTAACCTTGCGTTCGGATTGGAAAGTGGATGGAAAGACTTATCCGGCAGGTGCGCTCCTGGCCTGTGACTTTGATGCCTATCTCGAAGGTAACCGGGATATGGACTTACTTTTTACGCCGACTGAGCGAAGTTCTTTGGATTCAAAGAGCGGGACAAAGAACTGGCTGCTTTTAAATGTCCTCGAGAATGTTAAAAACAAAATCTATCGCCTGAGGAAAACGAAAGATGGCTGGGAACGACAGGCAGTTGAAATCCCAGATGTCAAGAAGGCAGATATCTGGAGTGTCGACTGGCATGACTCAGATGATTACTGGTTGCTCATTTCAGACTTCATCACACCTTCCAGCTTGTATTATGGAACAGTCGGCAAGGGCCTCCCGGAAAAGGTGAAATCTTTGCCGGACTTTTTTGATACGGAAGGATTGATCGTCGAGCAATTCGAAGTGCTCTCCAAAGATGGCACCCGCGTGCCGTACTTTCAGGTCAGTCGTGAAGGGATGAAGCACGATGGCAAAGATCCAACGCTGCTCTATGGTTATGGTGGCTTTGAAATTCCAATGCTCCCCAATTATAGCGCCATCGTTGGCTCTGGCTGGCTGGAGCAGGAGGGTGTCTTTGTGATGGCAAACATTCGAGGCGGAGGCGAGTTTGGTCCCAAGTGGCATCAAGCTGCATTGAAAGAAAATCGCCAGCGTTCCTATGATGATTTTATTGCCGTGGCGGAGGATTTAATTGAGCGGAAAGTAACCTCGCCGGAGCACCTTGGAATCAGAGGTGGTTCCAATGGCGGCCTGCTCGTTGGCAATATGCTGGTTCAAAGGCCTGATCTTTTTAAAGCGATCATTTGCGGTGTTCCTCTCCTCGATATGAAACGCTTCAACAAGCTGTTGGCGGGTGCAAGCTGGGTCGGAGAATACGGTGATCCGGATAATCCCGATGAGTGGGAATACATCCAACGCTACTCTCCTTATCATTTAGTTGAGAAGGATGCGGAATACCCTCGTGTGCTTTTTACTACGTCTACTCGTGATGATCGCGTTCATCCCGGACACGCCCGGAAGATGGTTGCAAAAATGAAAGATCAGGGCCACGACGTAATCTATTATGAGAACATCGAAGGCGGCCATGGTGGCGCTGCCAATAATGAACAAAGGGCTTTCGTCGAAGCGCTGGTGTATACTTTCCTGATGAATGAGTTAAAGTGA
- the tsf gene encoding translation elongation factor Ts, with translation MANITASMVNALRQRTGLGLMDCKKALVESNGDEDNAIDILKKKGAIKAAKKADREAAEGIIESYIHMGGKVGVMLELNCESDFVAKNDAFKDLARDICMHIAAASPIAVSREEVSEDIIAKEREVAEAQAEGKPPAAIEKIVEGKINKFLSTVCLVDQAFVKNTDQTVGELITESIQKIGENIKIKRFARFSIGE, from the coding sequence ATGGCAAACATCACCGCAAGCATGGTCAATGCTCTCCGTCAGCGCACTGGCCTCGGGCTCATGGACTGTAAAAAAGCGCTCGTCGAATCAAACGGCGACGAAGATAACGCGATCGACATCCTCAAGAAAAAGGGAGCGATTAAGGCAGCCAAGAAGGCTGATCGCGAAGCAGCTGAAGGCATCATCGAATCTTACATCCACATGGGTGGCAAAGTCGGTGTTATGCTGGAACTCAATTGCGAATCCGACTTCGTAGCCAAGAACGACGCTTTCAAGGACCTGGCACGGGACATCTGCATGCACATCGCAGCAGCCAGCCCCATTGCAGTAAGTCGTGAGGAAGTGTCAGAGGATATCATCGCAAAAGAGCGCGAAGTTGCTGAAGCTCAGGCAGAAGGCAAACCTCCTGCAGCAATCGAGAAGATTGTTGAAGGCAAGATTAACAAATTCCTCTCAACAGTATGCCTCGTCGATCAAGCATTCGTTAAAAACACGGACCAGACGGTTGGTGAGCTTATCACAGAGAGCATTCAGAAAATTGGTGAGAACATTAAGATCAAGCGCTTCGCCCGTTTCTCAATTGGCGAGTAA
- a CDS encoding ABC-F family ATP-binding cassette domain-containing protein: MIILKDVSLAYGEKVIFNEINATIGQRDRIALVGVNGSGKSTLIKALLNELEIDSGTIEKPGYVTLGYLPQDGIEASGKTLFEEAQSAFADTLTLQAKIDEASERMYEMDPEEEEYYELIDTIGEWEQQLEDHEPEKMKSRIERILIGLGFKQEDLQRDTGEFSGGWQMRIALAKLLLQNPSLLLLDEPTNHLDILSQHWLEKYLENYHGSLMVISHDKAFLNTITNKTYQLKFGALHTYNGNYSFFEKASAERIATQRKKADNQDKEIKRQKEFINRFRSNQKKASMVQSRIKQLDKVERVEVEREEKKMFFRFPEPPAASRKVVELEGVHKAYGDLKVFTGIDLRIDKGDRIAVVGVNGAGKSTLARILAGVEPIDAGERIAGVNTVVGYFAQQQAEELDPKKTVLEEVELAANNDPNMNPRAALGAMLFSGGEQHKSIDVLSGGERNRVALAKMLMRPANFVILDEPTNHLDLRSKEVLQDAIKLFPGTMILVSHDRDFLDPVVNKVLEVRPDGSRMLTCNVSEYIARIEEEAGVST; this comes from the coding sequence ATGATTATTTTGAAAGATGTCAGCCTCGCCTACGGGGAAAAGGTGATTTTCAACGAAATCAATGCTACGATTGGGCAGCGGGACCGTATCGCGCTCGTTGGTGTCAATGGGTCTGGCAAGTCGACTTTGATTAAAGCACTCCTGAATGAGCTTGAAATTGATAGTGGCACGATTGAGAAGCCCGGTTATGTCACGCTTGGTTATCTGCCTCAGGATGGTATTGAGGCCAGTGGCAAAACGCTTTTCGAGGAGGCACAATCAGCTTTTGCCGATACACTCACGCTTCAGGCTAAGATCGATGAAGCCAGTGAGCGGATGTATGAGATGGACCCTGAAGAAGAGGAATACTACGAGTTAATCGATACAATAGGGGAGTGGGAGCAGCAGTTGGAAGACCATGAGCCCGAAAAGATGAAATCCCGCATTGAGCGGATTCTTATTGGTCTGGGCTTCAAACAAGAGGATCTTCAGCGCGACACTGGAGAGTTTTCTGGTGGCTGGCAGATGCGTATCGCCCTGGCAAAATTACTTTTGCAGAACCCGTCGCTCCTTCTGTTGGACGAGCCGACGAATCACCTGGATATCCTTTCGCAACACTGGCTGGAAAAGTATCTTGAGAACTACCACGGCTCGCTGATGGTGATTTCCCACGATAAGGCCTTCCTCAATACCATTACGAATAAGACCTACCAGCTAAAGTTTGGCGCACTTCATACCTACAACGGCAATTATTCCTTTTTTGAGAAAGCCAGTGCCGAGCGTATTGCGACTCAGCGGAAGAAGGCCGACAATCAGGATAAGGAAATCAAGCGCCAGAAGGAATTTATCAATCGCTTCCGATCCAACCAGAAGAAGGCCAGTATGGTCCAGAGCCGTATTAAGCAATTGGATAAGGTCGAACGTGTCGAAGTGGAGCGTGAGGAAAAGAAAATGTTTTTCCGTTTTCCTGAGCCCCCCGCCGCCAGCCGAAAGGTTGTTGAGCTGGAAGGCGTTCACAAAGCATATGGTGACCTAAAAGTCTTTACCGGCATTGACTTACGCATTGATAAGGGAGACCGCATTGCAGTGGTTGGTGTTAATGGTGCGGGTAAATCCACATTGGCCCGCATCCTGGCCGGAGTAGAACCAATTGATGCAGGTGAGCGCATCGCGGGTGTTAACACAGTGGTTGGCTACTTTGCCCAGCAACAGGCAGAAGAATTGGACCCGAAGAAGACCGTCCTGGAGGAGGTTGAACTTGCTGCCAATAACGACCCGAATATGAATCCTCGTGCAGCTTTAGGGGCGATGCTTTTTAGTGGTGGTGAGCAGCACAAGTCGATTGATGTACTCTCTGGTGGTGAGCGCAATCGTGTTGCGCTGGCCAAGATGCTAATGCGTCCGGCCAATTTTGTGATTCTGGACGAACCGACGAATCACCTTGATTTGCGCAGTAAGGAAGTGCTTCAGGATGCGATCAAATTGTTCCCTGGCACCATGATTCTTGTCAGCCATGACCGTGACTTCCTTGACCCGGTAGTCAACAAGGTCCTCGAAGTGCGTCCGGATGGAAGTCGTATGCTGACCTGTAACGTCAGTGAATACATTGCTCGAATTGAGGAAGAAGCAGGAGTCAGTACATAG
- a CDS encoding oxidoreductase family protein, which produces MKLSVPERIEEITPEWITAMLKANGHLTDASVVNTNATKLGQDMGFLSCVAKFDLTYDMDETTAPKSIVVKIRPLDEQLLEIGEAMNAFEREIRFYQEVAPKVDARLPKFYATSGSGPEYALIMEDLSFCRAGDQVEGMPHEMVAKTAKLMAKIQARFWNNDDLNNLDWMPESNHVECTFTDKWDSFVEHFGHLVDKEGLALGEKLAPNIDWVINEIACRPKTITHSDLREDNLLFGPDGTEDEVIIVDWQLATRSMGVFDVTRLMAGSSTPDERRGHEIEILRAWHNTLKAEGIDYYWEEALYDLRLAMLQCICHPVHFHTAFIDKQKGRSKLLTEAIVRRHFASAVDLQAEVALPG; this is translated from the coding sequence ATGAAGTTATCAGTCCCAGAGCGAATAGAGGAAATCACTCCAGAGTGGATTACAGCTATGCTGAAGGCCAATGGCCATCTAACGGATGCCTCGGTTGTCAATACAAACGCGACCAAGCTGGGTCAGGACATGGGGTTTCTTAGCTGTGTGGCCAAGTTCGACCTGACTTATGATATGGACGAAACTACAGCCCCTAAAAGTATTGTGGTTAAGATCAGGCCGCTTGATGAGCAGTTATTGGAGATCGGTGAGGCCATGAACGCATTTGAGCGTGAGATCCGTTTTTATCAGGAAGTTGCGCCCAAAGTGGATGCCCGCCTGCCAAAATTTTACGCAACCTCAGGCTCAGGCCCCGAATACGCATTGATCATGGAAGACCTATCATTCTGCAGGGCTGGTGATCAAGTCGAAGGAATGCCTCACGAAATGGTTGCAAAAACAGCAAAATTGATGGCGAAGATCCAAGCCAGATTCTGGAACAATGATGACCTCAATAACTTGGACTGGATGCCTGAAAGCAACCATGTGGAGTGTACTTTTACGGACAAATGGGATTCATTCGTCGAACACTTCGGACATCTGGTAGACAAAGAAGGGCTGGCATTGGGCGAAAAACTGGCTCCCAATATAGATTGGGTCATCAACGAAATCGCCTGTCGTCCTAAAACAATTACCCATAGTGATCTCCGTGAGGATAATCTGCTCTTTGGGCCGGATGGGACAGAAGACGAGGTCATTATAGTCGATTGGCAGTTGGCCACCCGGTCCATGGGGGTGTTCGATGTCACTCGACTCATGGCTGGTAGCTCAACCCCTGATGAACGCCGCGGGCATGAAATAGAAATTCTCCGTGCCTGGCATAACACCTTAAAGGCAGAAGGGATCGACTACTATTGGGAAGAAGCTCTCTATGACCTGCGCCTGGCGATGCTCCAGTGCATTTGCCATCCGGTCCATTTTCACACTGCTTTCATCGACAAACAGAAAGGGCGCTCCAAGCTCCTGACCGAGGCAATTGTGCGTAGACATTTCGCCTCAGCAGTAGACTTGCAGGCTGAAGTTGCCCTACCCGGCTAA
- a CDS encoding LysM peptidoglycan-binding domain-containing protein produces MSDETDNPFQSEASSASPSTGSAIFIPIAIALLGVVLGGVALFLTMSGSGKSEATQSALEEATEQTTALELRLNGLEQQLAKLQSSFSDQDQKIRVMASQTQSALNQVGQEINSSRQQITATAAKVNEIAEKMQSAVVARAPARASLPPQDVVAAEESEQSSATAVLPNGSSIAKHREHVISGGDTFAKLSKKYQVSVDEILAANPDADPRRLQVGQRIKIPHSSHSRE; encoded by the coding sequence ATGTCAGACGAAACCGATAATCCATTTCAATCAGAAGCGAGTTCTGCTAGCCCATCCACTGGCTCCGCGATTTTTATTCCAATAGCAATTGCCTTGCTTGGTGTTGTTTTGGGAGGCGTCGCTTTGTTCCTCACCATGTCTGGTTCCGGCAAATCGGAGGCGACTCAGTCTGCGCTGGAGGAGGCTACAGAGCAGACCACAGCCCTCGAGTTGCGTTTGAATGGTCTTGAGCAGCAATTAGCCAAGCTCCAATCCAGTTTTTCCGACCAGGACCAGAAGATACGGGTTATGGCGAGCCAGACCCAATCCGCGCTCAATCAAGTCGGCCAGGAAATCAATTCGTCACGCCAGCAAATTACGGCCACTGCCGCCAAGGTGAACGAGATTGCTGAGAAAATGCAGTCGGCAGTCGTGGCGAGAGCGCCTGCTCGTGCGTCTCTGCCTCCACAGGATGTTGTGGCAGCAGAAGAATCGGAACAAAGCAGCGCAACTGCAGTCCTGCCGAATGGTTCTTCCATCGCCAAGCATCGTGAGCATGTCATCTCCGGCGGTGATACCTTCGCAAAGCTTTCAAAGAAGTACCAGGTCTCGGTCGACGAAATACTTGCAGCCAACCCGGACGCTGATCCTCGCCGTTTGCAGGTTGGACAGCGAATCAAAATTCCTCACAGTAGTCATTCACGTGAGTAA
- a CDS encoding glycosyltransferase — translation MKILHLVNTLDPRGGGVTEAVKQFSVTLTESGHENEIVTVDAPQDKWDDLDGIPIHRIGPAKSAYGYSEKLIPWLREHGKRFDLAITHGLWQYHGPATRKVFRELGRPYFVFAHGMLDVWFKTNYPLKHLKKWLFWPWADYRVMRDAKSVIYTSENEMISSRKSFWLYRCHESVVRYGIMLPDKDPKTAEAAFLEKYPELKGQRFLLFIGRIHEKKGLDLLCKAWAEIDQEKRPPLVVAGPEEQPELLKTARDLAGPDGFHYLGMLDNEEKWGAMAAAEAMILPSHQENFGLVVAEAMIMGTPVLISDKVNIWKETTESGAGLVAPDTLEGTRVLLDSWLAMSYDQRDSMAACAHPACESLFDLRQNTEALIEVLER, via the coding sequence ATGAAAATACTGCATCTCGTTAATACACTGGATCCTCGCGGTGGAGGTGTGACTGAGGCTGTCAAACAATTCAGTGTAACGTTGACGGAATCAGGGCACGAAAATGAGATTGTAACAGTAGATGCTCCCCAAGACAAATGGGACGATTTGGATGGCATTCCGATCCATCGCATCGGGCCAGCCAAAAGTGCTTACGGTTATAGCGAAAAACTCATTCCATGGTTAAGGGAACATGGCAAGCGCTTCGACCTGGCGATCACACACGGCCTCTGGCAGTATCACGGGCCCGCAACCCGTAAGGTGTTTCGTGAACTGGGTCGACCATACTTTGTTTTTGCCCATGGCATGCTCGATGTCTGGTTCAAAACCAACTACCCGCTAAAGCATTTAAAGAAATGGCTCTTCTGGCCATGGGCTGACTATCGAGTCATGCGTGACGCAAAGTCTGTGATTTATACGAGCGAAAACGAGATGATCAGCTCGCGTAAGTCATTCTGGCTTTATCGCTGCCATGAGAGCGTCGTGCGCTACGGGATCATGTTGCCTGACAAAGATCCGAAAACAGCCGAAGCTGCTTTCCTGGAAAAATATCCGGAACTCAAAGGCCAGCGCTTCCTTCTCTTCATTGGCAGAATCCATGAAAAGAAAGGACTTGATTTGCTATGCAAAGCCTGGGCTGAAATCGATCAGGAAAAGCGCCCTCCTCTCGTCGTTGCTGGTCCGGAAGAGCAACCCGAGCTTCTAAAAACGGCCAGAGACTTAGCAGGCCCAGATGGTTTTCATTACCTGGGCATGCTTGATAACGAAGAGAAGTGGGGAGCGATGGCGGCAGCCGAGGCAATGATTCTGCCATCGCATCAGGAAAACTTCGGACTGGTCGTCGCAGAGGCCATGATCATGGGCACGCCGGTTCTGATCTCAGACAAAGTCAATATTTGGAAAGAAACGACAGAATCAGGCGCCGGGCTTGTTGCACCTGACACACTCGAAGGGACGCGCGTACTTTTGGATTCCTGGCTCGCGATGAGTTATGATCAGCGAGACTCCATGGCCGCCTGCGCTCATCCCGCATGCGAATCGCTCTTTGACCTCCGACAAAACACAGAGGCATTGATCGAAGTGTTGGAGCGTTAA
- the rpsB gene encoding 30S ribosomal protein S2, producing MNITVKDLLDAGVHFGHQTRRWNPKSKPYVYDHRHGISIINLEKTYALLEKAANFAEETVASGKDILFVGTKRQAQEILREAATTVNMPFCVSRWLGGALTNFQTVERSLGKYKRYLAMEADGSLQKLPGKEIAAIRREMSRMHRNFEGMIDLKKRPAVLLVIDTRTEEIAVAEARRLKIPVIALVDTNSDPSLVDYPIPGNDDAAKAIRLVVEVLLESIQNGLARRAEPIAQQKDISNFVRQDFVESEAEVTISPDILAEQEQAEKTRAAERAAEAESQAEEAPATPAEEAAPTEAEAPAAEATKES from the coding sequence ATGAATATCACAGTAAAAGACCTACTCGACGCAGGTGTCCACTTCGGCCACCAGACGCGCCGCTGGAATCCGAAGTCCAAGCCATACGTTTATGACCACAGGCATGGCATTTCGATCATCAACCTGGAGAAGACCTATGCACTTCTCGAAAAAGCAGCAAATTTTGCTGAAGAAACCGTAGCATCGGGCAAGGACATTCTTTTTGTCGGCACGAAGCGTCAGGCACAGGAAATCCTCCGCGAAGCCGCCACAACGGTTAACATGCCGTTCTGCGTCAGCCGCTGGCTCGGTGGTGCTTTGACCAATTTCCAGACTGTTGAGCGCAGCCTTGGAAAGTACAAGCGTTACCTTGCGATGGAAGCCGATGGATCCCTCCAAAAGCTACCAGGTAAGGAAATTGCAGCAATCCGCCGTGAAATGTCACGTATGCACCGCAATTTCGAGGGTATGATCGATTTGAAAAAGCGCCCTGCTGTGCTTCTCGTAATTGACACCCGCACTGAGGAAATCGCAGTTGCTGAGGCACGCCGCCTCAAGATCCCGGTTATCGCTCTGGTTGACACCAATTCTGACCCGAGTCTCGTCGACTATCCAATCCCTGGTAATGACGATGCAGCCAAGGCAATCCGCCTAGTGGTGGAAGTTCTCCTCGAGTCCATCCAAAACGGTCTGGCTCGCCGCGCAGAACCAATTGCCCAGCAAAAGGATATCTCGAACTTCGTCCGTCAGGACTTCGTTGAAAGCGAAGCTGAAGTAACAATTTCACCTGACATCCTTGCTGAGCAGGAACAAGCCGAGAAAACTCGCGCTGCAGAGCGTGCTGCTGAAGCAGAATCACAAGCAGAGGAAGCTCCGGCAACACCTGCCGAAGAAGCAGCTCCAACTGAAGCCGAAGCACCAGCTGCAGAAGCAACCAAGGAAAGCTAA
- a CDS encoding alpha/beta hydrolase, producing the protein MPETTSFTASLKNGTTAPSPTVTPYIPEKPGFGGISLIIFPGGGYGKLADHEGHGLAEFFCAEGIACFVVEYRLGVDGFHHPAMIEDAYAAIATVRASAREFGIDPRRIGVIGSSAGGHLAAHASVAWDTYESDVSLRPDFTILCYPVVYMDGDFCHEGTRTNLLGENPSDEQLSATSVVEHVNDKAPPTFIWHTVGDEAVAVENSIGYATALRVNGVPFEMHIYQRGGHGLSRKTELAWTTDLFRWLREFADGRLMLAK; encoded by the coding sequence ATGCCTGAAACAACTTCATTCACCGCAAGCCTGAAAAACGGTACGACCGCACCAAGCCCTACCGTTACGCCCTACATACCTGAGAAACCAGGTTTTGGAGGGATCAGTCTGATCATTTTTCCTGGTGGTGGTTATGGCAAGCTGGCTGACCATGAAGGGCATGGACTGGCAGAGTTTTTCTGCGCCGAAGGAATCGCATGTTTTGTCGTCGAGTATCGACTCGGCGTCGATGGTTTTCACCACCCTGCCATGATTGAAGATGCCTATGCCGCTATCGCTACGGTGCGGGCAAGCGCTCGTGAGTTTGGTATCGATCCACGGCGCATTGGCGTTATTGGGTCATCTGCAGGCGGACATCTCGCGGCTCACGCATCAGTCGCATGGGATACTTACGAGAGTGACGTCTCACTCCGCCCCGACTTTACTATCCTATGCTACCCTGTGGTCTACATGGATGGAGACTTCTGTCATGAGGGCACACGAACCAACTTATTAGGAGAGAATCCATCGGATGAGCAGCTCTCAGCTACCTCAGTTGTTGAGCATGTCAACGACAAGGCGCCTCCTACATTTATCTGGCATACCGTCGGCGATGAGGCAGTAGCAGTCGAGAACAGTATCGGCTATGCAACAGCGCTTCGTGTCAATGGAGTCCCATTTGAGATGCACATCTATCAGCGTGGTGGCCATGGTCTCAGCAGAAAAACCGAACTTGCCTGGACAACTGACCTTTTCCGTTGGCTTCGCGAATTCGCAGACGGACGTCTGATGCTGGCAAAGTAG
- a CDS encoding PEP-CTERM sorting domain-containing protein: MKTVFLAAVMAASLMPSIAHAAVTVTISGGSGSPLSITTTEDITFTGVTPGLTGYGFFLADAAAGNTILSSSNHTGTMDWNSTGNISGIGGMGTFPLGFIQVTDLFIFWSETGGNQPVSTATMTLTAGTRTSTANVNSNVINGTASYEIFMYATSIEGNAGTQVPEPSTYAALGGLAMLAFTLYFRYKNIA, encoded by the coding sequence ATGAAAACTGTATTCCTGGCAGCAGTGATGGCTGCATCACTCATGCCCTCAATAGCCCACGCAGCTGTTACAGTCACAATCAGCGGAGGCTCTGGCAGCCCACTAAGCATTACTACGACAGAAGATATCACTTTCACTGGGGTTACACCTGGTTTAACAGGTTATGGGTTTTTCCTCGCTGATGCAGCCGCCGGCAACACGATACTATCATCATCCAATCATACAGGTACAATGGATTGGAATAGTACAGGTAACATATCTGGTATTGGTGGAATGGGTACCTTCCCGCTTGGTTTTATTCAAGTTACGGATTTATTTATATTTTGGAGTGAAACAGGGGGCAATCAACCAGTATCTACAGCCACAATGACGCTGACCGCAGGCACTCGAACCAGCACAGCAAACGTCAATTCCAATGTCATAAATGGGACTGCCAGCTATGAGATCTTCATGTATGCTACAAGTATTGAAGGTAATGCCGGCACACAAGTCCCGGAGCCTTCGACCTATGCCGCCTTGGGCGGATTGGCCATGCTGGCGTTCACACTTTACTTTAGATATAAGAACATCGCCTGA
- a CDS encoding NUDIX hydrolase, translated as MSNPSDEPKPAAWEILSERQVADCKVYRVFEQQARHPIDGREGTFYIMRAPDWVQAIPLTRSGEIILVNQYRFGSRQLSWEVPGGVMDPHDKSPADAAARELVEETGYVGDTGKVLGFSYPNPALQENRTHFVLIENCELVTSQSLDQNEELTVKLVQPEEAIAMARRGEISHTIAVNALFLLEGYLKEQV; from the coding sequence GTGAGTAATCCTTCTGATGAGCCAAAACCAGCCGCCTGGGAAATTCTCTCAGAGCGGCAAGTTGCCGACTGTAAAGTCTATCGGGTTTTCGAACAACAGGCCAGACATCCGATTGATGGCAGGGAGGGGACTTTTTATATCATGCGTGCTCCCGACTGGGTGCAGGCGATTCCGCTAACCAGATCCGGCGAAATCATTTTGGTGAATCAGTATCGCTTTGGGAGTCGCCAGTTGTCCTGGGAAGTCCCTGGAGGGGTCATGGACCCACATGACAAGAGCCCGGCAGATGCTGCCGCTCGCGAGCTGGTTGAGGAAACCGGATACGTTGGTGATACGGGCAAGGTTTTGGGTTTCAGTTATCCGAACCCGGCTCTCCAAGAAAACCGCACTCACTTTGTCCTGATTGAAAACTGTGAGTTGGTAACCAGCCAAAGTCTCGATCAAAACGAAGAGTTGACCGTAAAACTCGTCCAACCGGAAGAGGCCATTGCGATGGCGCGCCGAGGCGAAATCAGCCACACGATTGCCGTGAATGCACTGTTCTTGCTCGAAGGCTATTTAAAAGAGCAAGTTTGA
- the arfB gene encoding alternative ribosome rescue aminoacyl-tRNA hydrolase ArfB codes for MIRLSSSVSIPEEEIILQAIRSQGAGGQNVNKVSTAIHLFFDVKASSLPHFYKERLLRLNDHRLTAEGVVIIKSQEYRSQEKNKEAALLRLKQMILVATATQKKRRPTKPTKGSQKRRLDSKKKRSQTKAMRGRQDY; via the coding sequence ATGATTCGCCTTTCGTCCAGTGTTAGCATCCCTGAAGAGGAGATCATTCTGCAAGCTATTCGCTCGCAGGGTGCGGGTGGTCAGAATGTGAACAAGGTTTCGACGGCGATACACCTTTTTTTTGATGTGAAAGCATCTTCGCTACCACATTTTTATAAGGAGCGTTTATTGCGTTTAAATGATCATCGCCTCACGGCAGAGGGCGTGGTGATTATTAAATCGCAGGAGTATCGTTCCCAGGAAAAGAATAAGGAAGCCGCCTTGCTTCGGCTTAAGCAAATGATACTTGTCGCCACTGCGACACAGAAAAAACGCCGTCCAACCAAACCAACCAAGGGTTCTCAAAAGCGCCGTCTGGACTCAAAGAAAAAACGCAGCCAAACCAAAGCTATGCGCGGGCGGCAGGATTATTAG